The proteins below come from a single Streptococcus porcinus genomic window:
- a CDS encoding cysteine desulfurase: protein MLDSIEIKKVFPILNQMVNDEHLIYLDNAATTQKPQIVLDRLMQYYHEDNANVHRGVHTLAERATREYEASRELVRQFINAKSTKEVLFTRGTTTGLNWVAQFAKTILQEGDQVLISVMEHHANLIPWQEVCHMTGAELIYVYLKDGEIDRDDLQAKLSPKTKFVSLAHVSNVLGSITPIKEITALAHEHGAYMVVDGAQAVPHMSVDVQELDCDFYVFSGHKMMGPTGIGVLYGKEAVLKQMEPIEFGGEMIDFVYEQEASWKELPWKFEAGTPNISGAIGLGQAIRYLEDLGMDQVHQHAQALVDYILPKLLAIDGLTLYGPHQPEAHTAVFTFNLDGLHPHDVATALDYEGIAVRAGHHCAQPLLRYLGISSAVRASFYIYNSKEDCDRLVEALLKTKEFFNGTL, encoded by the coding sequence ATGTTAGATAGTATTGAAATCAAGAAAGTATTTCCCATTTTAAATCAAATGGTTAACGATGAACACTTAATCTATCTGGATAATGCAGCAACTACGCAAAAACCACAGATCGTCTTAGATCGTCTAATGCAGTATTACCATGAAGATAATGCCAATGTTCATCGTGGTGTCCACACATTGGCAGAAAGAGCAACGCGAGAGTATGAGGCAAGTCGTGAATTAGTCAGACAGTTTATTAATGCAAAAAGTACCAAAGAAGTGCTTTTTACAAGAGGAACGACCACTGGTTTGAATTGGGTAGCCCAATTTGCCAAGACTATTCTCCAAGAAGGAGACCAGGTCCTTATTTCAGTTATGGAACATCATGCTAATCTGATTCCTTGGCAAGAAGTTTGTCATATGACGGGAGCTGAATTGATTTATGTCTATCTAAAAGATGGGGAAATTGATAGGGATGACTTGCAAGCTAAATTATCGCCTAAAACAAAATTTGTCAGTTTGGCACATGTTTCAAATGTGCTAGGTTCTATCACTCCTATTAAAGAGATTACCGCCTTAGCTCATGAACATGGAGCTTATATGGTTGTTGATGGCGCCCAAGCTGTTCCACATATGTCGGTAGATGTCCAAGAGTTGGATTGTGACTTCTATGTTTTTTCTGGCCATAAAATGATGGGTCCAACAGGTATTGGCGTTTTGTATGGTAAGGAAGCTGTGCTTAAGCAAATGGAACCAATAGAATTTGGTGGGGAAATGATTGATTTTGTCTATGAGCAAGAGGCTTCTTGGAAGGAGCTTCCTTGGAAGTTTGAAGCAGGAACTCCAAATATTTCTGGAGCCATTGGACTTGGACAAGCTATCCGTTATCTTGAGGACTTGGGGATGGATCAAGTTCATCAACATGCGCAAGCTCTTGTTGATTATATCTTACCGAAATTGCTTGCGATTGATGGTCTGACCTTATATGGTCCGCACCAGCCAGAAGCACATACTGCGGTTTTTACATTTAACTTAGATGGTCTACATCCACACGACGTTGCAACAGCTTTGGATTATGAAGGCATAGCTGTTAGGGCGGGTCACCATTGTGCTCAACCTTTGTTGAGGTATTTGGGAATTTCATCTGCTGTGAGAGCGAGTTTTTATATTTACAATTCAAAAGAGGATTGTGATCGTCTAGTAGAAGCACTTCTAAAAACAAAGGAGTTTTTTAATGGCACTCTCTAA
- the sufD gene encoding Fe-S cluster assembly protein SufD, whose amino-acid sequence MTLETIMAFSQEKAEPAWLQERRQKAFHLIDHLELPIIERVKFHRWNLGDGHIEDSPFEAKVPDFIAIGDNPTLVQNGTRTVMEQLPMELHEQGVIFTDFYSALEEIPDIIHTYFGTAIEDNQDKLSAYHTAYFNSAAVLYVPDFVEIEQPLEAIFLQDSDSEVPFNKHVLIIAGRESQFSYLERFESYGQDSAKASANISVEVIAQAGSRIKFSAIDRLGKSVTTYISRRGRLADNATIDWSLSIMNEGNVIADFDSDLLGDGSQADLKVVAASSGRQIQGIDTRVTNYGKNSVGHILQHGVILERGTLTFNGIGHIIKGAKGADAQQESRVLMLSDKARSDANPILLIDENEVTAGHAASIGQVDPEDMYYLMSRGLDKDTAERLVIRGFLGAVITEIPIKEMRDNIIAVLDQKLASRV is encoded by the coding sequence ATGACTTTAGAAACTATTATGGCTTTTTCTCAAGAAAAAGCAGAGCCAGCATGGTTACAAGAACGACGTCAAAAAGCATTTCACCTTATTGATCATCTAGAATTACCAATAATTGAACGGGTCAAGTTTCATCGCTGGAATTTGGGAGATGGTCATATAGAGGATAGTCCGTTTGAAGCGAAGGTTCCGGATTTTATAGCTATTGGTGATAACCCTACCTTAGTACAAAATGGGACACGCACAGTGATGGAACAGTTACCAATGGAACTTCATGAGCAAGGTGTCATTTTTACTGATTTTTATTCTGCTTTAGAAGAAATTCCTGATATTATCCATACTTATTTTGGAACTGCTATTGAGGATAATCAAGATAAGCTAAGTGCTTACCATACGGCTTATTTTAATAGTGCAGCGGTCTTGTATGTCCCGGATTTTGTTGAAATTGAGCAGCCACTTGAAGCAATTTTTTTACAAGATAGTGACAGTGAAGTGCCATTTAATAAACATGTTTTGATTATTGCAGGTAGAGAAAGCCAGTTTTCTTACTTGGAAAGGTTTGAAAGCTATGGCCAAGATTCAGCTAAAGCAAGTGCTAATATTAGTGTTGAGGTTATTGCACAAGCGGGGAGCAGAATCAAATTTTCAGCAATCGATCGGTTAGGAAAATCGGTGACAACTTATATTAGTAGGCGAGGCCGTCTAGCTGATAATGCGACTATTGATTGGTCACTAAGCATTATGAATGAAGGAAATGTTATTGCTGATTTTGACAGTGATTTACTTGGAGATGGTAGTCAGGCTGATTTGAAAGTTGTTGCTGCTTCAAGTGGTCGCCAAATTCAAGGAATCGATACACGCGTAACCAATTATGGTAAAAATTCTGTCGGCCATATTTTACAACACGGTGTTATTTTGGAAAGAGGAACGCTAACCTTTAATGGTATTGGGCATATCATCAAGGGAGCTAAGGGTGCTGATGCCCAGCAGGAAAGCCGTGTTTTGATGCTTTCCGATAAAGCAAGAAGTGATGCTAACCCTATTTTATTAATTGATGAAAATGAAGTTACAGCAGGGCATGCAGCCTCGATTGGACAAGTTGATCCGGAAGATATGTATTATTTAATGAGCCGTGGTTTAGATAAAGATACAGCTGAACGGCTGGTTATTCGTGGATTCTTAGGAGCTGTTATTACGGAGATTCCTATCAAGGAAATGAGAGATAACATCATTGCTGTACTTGACCAAAAATTGGCATCACGCGTCTAA
- the sufC gene encoding Fe-S cluster assembly ATPase SufC, whose amino-acid sequence MSVLEIKNLHVSIEDKEILKGVNLTLKTGEIAAIMGPNGTGKSTLSAAIMGNPNYEVTEGEVLFDGVNILELEVDERARMGLFLAMQYPSEIPGITNAEFMRAAMNAGKDDDQKISVRDFITKLDQKMELLGMKEEMAERYLNEGFSGGEKKRNEILQLLMLEPKFALLDEIDSGLDIDALKVVSKGVNEMRQKDFGAMIITHYQRLLNYITPDLVHVMMDGRIVLSGDAALVARLEKEGYAGIAEELGIDYKEEV is encoded by the coding sequence ATGTCTGTGTTAGAAATTAAAAATCTACACGTTTCAATCGAAGATAAAGAGATTCTAAAAGGCGTAAATTTGACCCTCAAAACTGGTGAAATTGCTGCTATTATGGGACCAAATGGAACAGGGAAATCAACTCTGTCCGCTGCTATCATGGGAAATCCCAACTATGAAGTAACCGAAGGCGAAGTCCTTTTTGATGGGGTTAATATTCTAGAGTTAGAAGTTGATGAAAGAGCACGGATGGGCTTGTTTTTAGCAATGCAATACCCATCTGAAATTCCAGGAATTACAAATGCCGAGTTTATGCGGGCTGCTATGAATGCTGGAAAAGACGATGATCAAAAAATTTCGGTTCGTGATTTCATTACTAAGTTGGATCAAAAAATGGAATTGTTAGGTATGAAAGAGGAGATGGCTGAACGGTACCTAAATGAGGGGTTTTCAGGTGGTGAAAAAAAACGAAATGAAATCCTTCAACTGTTAATGCTGGAACCTAAATTTGCCCTTTTGGATGAAATTGATTCTGGTTTGGATATTGACGCTTTAAAAGTTGTATCAAAAGGAGTTAATGAAATGCGGCAAAAAGATTTTGGTGCAATGATTATCACTCACTATCAACGTCTTTTAAATTATATTACACCGGATTTAGTTCATGTCATGATGGATGGCCGAATTGTTCTTTCTGGAGATGCTGCTTTGGTAGCTAGACTTGAAAAAGAAGGCTATGCTGGCATTGCAGAAGAACTAGGCATTGACTATAAAGAAGAAGTTTAA
- a CDS encoding glycosyltransferase family 4 protein, producing MFPFTFDYVLILIAALLISLFLTPIVRFLAFKTGTVDEPNARRVNKVTMPSSGGLAIFISFFVTTLILMPKISESVLIDKQSYFSYIFPVVMGALIVTATGYIDDLFEISPKLKMFGIFLGAYIIWAFTEFRFDSFKVPFGGPLLHFGPIVTFVLTVLWIVSITNAINLIDGLDGLVSGVSIISLVTMAIVSYFFLPQIDFFLTVTILILIASIAGFFPYNYHPAIIYMGDTGALFIGFMIGVLSLQGLKNATAVVVVTPVIILGVPIMDTAVAIIRRSLSGKKFYEPDKMHLHHRLLSMGFTHRGAVLVVYGIAMLFSLISLLLNVSSRIGGLLLMFGLLFGLEVLIESLEIWGEKRTPLFKLLKFIGNSDFRHRQMEKWKKH from the coding sequence ATGTTTCCATTTACATTTGATTATGTATTAATCCTAATAGCAGCCTTGTTAATTTCTTTGTTTTTAACTCCCATTGTGCGTTTTTTGGCATTTAAAACAGGAACTGTTGATGAACCAAATGCAAGACGAGTGAATAAAGTTACAATGCCTAGTAGTGGCGGACTAGCAATCTTTATATCCTTTTTTGTAACGACATTAATTCTGATGCCTAAGATATCTGAAAGTGTTTTAATTGACAAGCAAAGTTACTTTTCCTATATCTTTCCGGTTGTTATGGGAGCTTTAATAGTAACAGCTACAGGTTATATCGATGATCTTTTTGAAATTAGTCCCAAGCTGAAAATGTTTGGTATCTTTTTAGGAGCCTATATTATATGGGCTTTTACAGAATTTAGATTTGATAGTTTCAAAGTTCCTTTTGGTGGACCACTTTTGCATTTTGGTCCTATTGTAACCTTTGTTTTAACGGTCTTATGGATTGTTTCTATTACTAATGCTATTAATCTCATTGATGGTTTAGACGGCTTAGTTAGTGGCGTTTCCATTATTAGTCTAGTAACAATGGCTATTGTTTCTTATTTCTTTTTACCACAAATTGACTTTTTCTTGACGGTAACAATTCTTATTTTGATTGCTTCGATTGCAGGATTTTTTCCTTATAATTATCATCCAGCTATTATCTATATGGGGGATACAGGGGCTCTTTTTATTGGTTTTATGATTGGTGTCTTGTCCTTGCAAGGGCTTAAGAATGCAACAGCCGTTGTGGTTGTGACACCAGTTATTATACTTGGTGTTCCTATCATGGATACTGCGGTAGCTATTATCCGTAGAAGCTTATCAGGTAAGAAGTTTTATGAACCAGATAAGATGCACTTGCATCATCGCCTTCTGTCGATGGGGTTTACCCATCGTGGGGCTGTATTAGTGGTTTATGGTATTGCTATGCTCTTTTCTTTGATTTCCTTGTTGTTGAATGTTTCAAGTAGAATCGGGGGACTCTTGTTGATGTTTGGTCTTCTGTTTGGTTTAGAAGTATTAATTGAAAGCTTGGAAATATGGGGAGAAAAAAGAACACCGCTCTTTAAACTTTTAAAGTTTATTGGAAATAGCGACTTTCGTCATCGTCAAATGGAAAAGTGGAAGAAGCACTAG
- the mecA gene encoding adaptor protein MecA, producing MEMKQISETTLKITISMDDLEERGMELKDFLIPQEKTEEFFYTVMDELDLPENFKDSGMLSFRVTPRKDRLDVFVTKSELSKEIDFEDLTDLGDVSQMTPEDFFKTIEKNMIEKGDVNAHEKLEKIEEMLEEAVEASQSQTTVADESAQIVEPMDYVHYVFDFLTIEEVISFSKIVNFPIEASELYKETSRYHLTILLDIQNQPAYFANIMYARLIEHALPGSKTRAYLQEHATLLIEDQAIEQLKRIELV from the coding sequence TGAAACAACACTAAAAATAACGATCAGCATGGATGATTTAGAAGAAAGGGGAATGGAATTAAAAGATTTCTTGATTCCTCAGGAAAAAACAGAAGAATTCTTCTATACCGTTATGGATGAGTTGGATTTACCTGAAAACTTTAAAGATAGTGGGATGTTGAGTTTTAGAGTTACCCCACGTAAAGATCGTTTAGATGTTTTTGTTACTAAGTCAGAATTATCTAAAGAAATTGATTTTGAAGATTTAACTGATTTAGGAGATGTTTCTCAGATGACACCCGAAGATTTTTTTAAAACAATTGAAAAAAACATGATAGAAAAAGGTGATGTCAATGCCCATGAAAAATTGGAAAAAATTGAAGAAATGTTAGAAGAAGCAGTCGAGGCAAGCCAATCTCAAACTACAGTGGCTGATGAATCTGCCCAGATTGTTGAACCAATGGACTACGTTCATTATGTTTTTGATTTTTTAACTATAGAGGAAGTCATCAGTTTTTCTAAAATAGTTAACTTTCCAATTGAAGCTTCAGAGCTTTACAAGGAAACTAGTCGTTACCATCTAACAATCTTACTTGATATTCAAAATCAGCCAGCCTACTTTGCTAATATTATGTATGCTAGGTTAATTGAACATGCACTACCTGGTTCAAAAACACGTGCTTATTTGCAAGAGCATGCAACCTTACTCATTGAAGATCAGGCAATAGAGCAGTTGAAAAGGATTGAATTGGTGTGA